In the Lascolabacillus massiliensis genome, one interval contains:
- a CDS encoding MATE family efflux transporter, translated as MQSQREIDFRTKKISKLVWDYALPGIVGTLVTMLYNVVDRIYIGQGVGALAISGLAITMPVINLTSSLGMLVGAGAAARISISLGRNDKQTAEKILGNSLLLTLILNAVFITLFVYYLDPILISFGASELTLPYARDYLQIVLLGNVLVSLTYNFNAMMRASGYPQKAMYTMLIGAVINTILSPIFLFGFNMGIRGVAWATVISMFIGLLFVMHHFTRRSSVIRLRWRNVRLNKAIILSIISIGLSPFSMQVAASGVNILMNTSLIRYGGDLAVGAFGIINTILGLFLITILGLNQGTQPIFGFNYGAGNYKRVRHTLYYTMKIATIITTVGFIIGQLFPRQIAMAFTTDTELLDLTERGVRIAIAALPLVGMQIVASSFFQSLGYAFKSIIQSLSRQLIFLVPGIILLPRLWELDGLWIALPISDTLAAMLSLTLLLGQIRLLKRMENEPLQSESIKTSN; from the coding sequence TTGCAATCACAGAGAGAAATTGATTTTCGGACAAAAAAGATAAGTAAACTTGTCTGGGATTATGCACTACCGGGTATAGTGGGTACTTTGGTTACCATGTTATATAACGTGGTTGACCGTATCTATATTGGCCAGGGTGTAGGAGCATTGGCTATCTCCGGACTTGCAATTACAATGCCGGTTATTAACCTGACATCTTCACTTGGTATGCTGGTTGGAGCAGGTGCAGCAGCCAGAATTTCGATATCACTTGGTAGAAATGATAAGCAAACTGCAGAAAAGATTTTAGGGAATTCTCTTTTACTGACTTTAATATTAAATGCCGTTTTTATAACCCTGTTCGTATATTATCTCGATCCTATACTTATCTCTTTTGGAGCAAGTGAGCTCACGCTGCCTTATGCAAGGGACTATCTCCAGATAGTGTTGCTGGGGAATGTGCTTGTGAGCCTTACTTATAACTTCAACGCGATGATGCGGGCTTCTGGCTATCCCCAAAAAGCAATGTATACAATGCTTATAGGAGCAGTTATTAATACAATTCTTTCCCCAATATTCCTTTTCGGGTTTAATATGGGAATTAGAGGTGTAGCATGGGCTACTGTTATATCTATGTTTATAGGTCTTCTTTTTGTTATGCATCACTTTACAAGAAGGAGCAGTGTTATAAGATTAAGATGGAGAAATGTGAGACTTAACAAAGCTATTATTTTATCCATCATATCAATAGGTCTTTCTCCATTTAGTATGCAGGTTGCAGCTTCAGGAGTTAATATATTGATGAACACCTCACTGATACGATATGGCGGGGACTTGGCAGTAGGTGCATTTGGAATTATTAATACCATATTGGGACTTTTCCTGATTACGATACTTGGGCTTAATCAAGGGACCCAGCCTATTTTTGGATTTAATTATGGCGCAGGGAATTATAAACGAGTAAGACATACTCTGTATTATACAATGAAGATTGCAACAATAATAACTACTGTAGGATTCATTATAGGGCAGCTGTTCCCAAGACAGATAGCAATGGCATTCACTACTGACACCGAACTTCTGGATCTGACAGAGAGAGGTGTAAGAATTGCAATAGCAGCTCTTCCTCTTGTTGGAATGCAGATTGTGGCATCGAGCTTTTTCCAAAGTCTTGGATATGCTTTTAAATCGATAATCCAGAGTCTTAGCCGACAGTTGATATTTCTTGTTCCTGGTATCATACTTTTACCTCGATTATGGGAACTTGATGGATTATGGATTGCTCTGCCTATTTCAGACACATTAGCCGCAATGCTCTCATTAACTCTATTGTTAGGTCAGATAAGGTTATTAAAGAGAATGGAAAATGAGCCACTTCAATCTGAAAGTATAAAAACATCCAATTAG
- a CDS encoding DUF2851 family protein: MANTEHLLHYIWKNRLYNPESLKTAKGNLIEVIDPGLHNEDAGPDFFNAKIKINNTIWAGNVEIHLTSNDWYKHGHHRDEAYNSVILHISEVVNGVIVNEMGQELPQCEIKIPDTVRKSSDYLLFSRCKIPCWDFLASLSPLKLNAWLTYLAVERLERKTSDVNRLLNRFNNSWDDVFYIMLSRNFGFGINSDEFERLALSLPLNIIQKHGDSLFQIEALMFGQAGMLENCNNNDDFDDYYLELKREYDFLKRKYKLICPDNTHMRKLRVRPGSFPEIRIAQLAALLQKSGRLFSTFLQKENYDQMIAHFVTETSEYWQTHYSFNKVSGRSSKILGKSSLDILIINTVVPILFTYGRKTLQERYCNLAEDLLESIGAENNSIIREFSRAGIVPKNAMDSQALIQLKKEYCDKRKCLYCRIGHKLLSSNQR, encoded by the coding sequence TTGGCGAACACGGAACATCTACTGCATTATATTTGGAAAAACAGGTTATACAACCCTGAATCTTTGAAAACCGCAAAAGGAAATTTAATTGAGGTAATTGATCCCGGATTACATAATGAAGATGCCGGTCCTGATTTTTTTAATGCAAAAATCAAAATAAATAACACCATATGGGCCGGAAATGTTGAGATACACCTTACTTCAAATGATTGGTACAAGCACGGGCATCACCGGGATGAAGCATATAATTCAGTTATATTGCATATATCTGAAGTTGTTAATGGTGTGATAGTTAATGAGATGGGGCAAGAGCTGCCTCAATGCGAAATAAAAATACCTGATACAGTTCGCAAAAGTTCCGATTATTTACTGTTCAGCAGATGCAAAATTCCCTGTTGGGATTTTCTTGCATCGCTGTCTCCCCTGAAATTAAATGCATGGCTTACCTATCTGGCTGTAGAGCGACTTGAACGGAAGACAAGTGATGTAAATCGTCTTCTTAATCGCTTTAATAATTCGTGGGATGATGTTTTTTATATTATGCTGTCAAGAAATTTTGGCTTTGGAATAAACTCAGATGAGTTTGAACGCCTTGCGCTTTCACTCCCGTTAAATATTATACAAAAGCATGGTGATAGCTTATTTCAGATTGAAGCTCTTATGTTTGGACAGGCAGGCATGCTTGAAAATTGTAACAATAATGATGATTTTGATGATTATTATCTGGAACTAAAGAGAGAGTATGATTTCCTTAAGAGGAAATATAAACTTATATGTCCCGACAATACACATATGAGAAAACTAAGGGTTCGTCCCGGATCCTTCCCTGAAATTCGTATTGCACAGTTGGCAGCACTTCTTCAGAAGTCGGGGCGACTTTTCAGTACTTTTCTACAAAAAGAGAACTATGATCAGATGATAGCACATTTCGTAACAGAGACATCGGAGTATTGGCAAACTCATTATTCATTCAATAAAGTATCAGGCAGAAGCAGTAAAATATTGGGTAAATCATCTCTTGATATCTTGATAATCAATACTGTTGTACCGATACTTTTTACATATGGCAGAAAAACTTTACAGGAGAGGTATTGTAATCTGGCAGAAGATCTTCTTGAATCAATAGGTGCCGAAAATAATTCTATCATCAGAGAATTCAGTCGTGCAGGTATTGTTCCTAAGAATGCCATGGATTCACAAGCATTGATTCAATTGAAGAAAGAGTATTGCGATAAGCGCAAATGCCTCTATTGCAGAATAGGGCACAAGCTGCTATCAAGCAATCAGCGGTAG
- a CDS encoding Ig-like domain-containing protein codes for MFHSCANIAAPTGGPYDVDPPVVINASPDFNSLNATPRRVEIEFNENIKIESPAEKVIITPPQIAMPVIRSIGKKAIVEFNDELLPNTTYTIDFTDAVVDNNEGNPLENFVYSFSTGDQLDTLSISGRVLNAEDLEPQPGVYVGIHSNFDDTMFTKVPFERISRTNSRGDFTVRGMAPGKYRVFALTDMNRDYKYDNPQEAIAFLDSIVSPSTTMAVRQDTIFLDSLTIDTIKTVNYTRYLPDDLVLRSFLSDFQRRYLQKSERPVENRLNIMFSAPTEVPTFSLIEPAPADDNWYVEERSINNDTISIWITDSLIYKQDTIRLEINYLKTDSLNKDVMTTDTVNFNFRRQAARRGADRSQSAPADTSHNVQDAPVQFLRINSNIQSSFELYNPIRLEFDQPVLEFDSSYVELSIQVDSLYESVPFRLLADSLNPRKYTLRPTWEPGGRYLVKIDSATVFSHYGLWNDRFEQSFTVKPLDQYGNLEIKISGLPEGKRAFVELLNNSDKPFRKSEVKSNVARFQDLTPGDIYARLVIDENGDGKWTTGNYEEGRQPEEVFYYNGKFVIRAYSDHLEEWDINSTTLIKQKPLEITTNKPEEKRRRDPNQDRNNQQQQQQNRQSSPFSGMGRGF; via the coding sequence ATGTTTCACTCTTGCGCAAACATAGCTGCCCCTACCGGTGGTCCTTACGACGTAGATCCGCCCGTTGTAATCAACGCCTCACCCGATTTCAATTCATTAAATGCAACTCCAAGAAGAGTGGAGATCGAGTTTAATGAAAATATTAAGATCGAGAGTCCAGCCGAAAAGGTAATCATCACTCCTCCTCAGATTGCTATGCCTGTCATACGCTCAATAGGTAAAAAAGCAATTGTTGAGTTCAACGATGAGCTACTGCCAAATACTACATATACAATTGATTTCACAGATGCAGTGGTTGATAACAATGAGGGGAATCCTTTGGAAAATTTCGTCTATTCCTTTTCAACTGGCGATCAGCTCGATACTCTATCCATTTCGGGCAGAGTGCTGAATGCAGAAGATCTTGAGCCACAGCCTGGTGTTTATGTTGGTATTCATTCAAACTTCGATGATACAATGTTCACTAAGGTCCCATTTGAACGTATATCAAGAACCAATTCACGTGGTGATTTCACAGTTAGAGGTATGGCTCCCGGGAAATATAGGGTTTTTGCTTTAACAGATATGAACAGGGATTATAAATATGATAATCCTCAAGAGGCTATAGCTTTCCTCGATTCAATTGTATCGCCTTCAACAACGATGGCTGTACGTCAAGATACCATTTTTCTTGATAGCTTAACAATAGATACTATAAAAACGGTTAATTACACTCGCTATCTTCCAGATGATCTTGTACTTAGATCATTCCTTTCTGACTTCCAGAGAAGGTATCTGCAGAAAAGTGAGCGACCGGTTGAGAACAGACTCAATATTATGTTTTCAGCTCCAACTGAGGTGCCGACTTTTTCGTTGATTGAACCTGCTCCTGCTGATGATAACTGGTATGTAGAAGAAAGAAGCATAAATAATGATACTATCTCTATTTGGATTACCGATTCTCTAATATATAAACAGGACACAATACGCCTTGAGATTAACTATCTGAAGACAGACTCTCTGAATAAAGATGTAATGACTACTGATACTGTCAACTTCAATTTCAGGAGGCAGGCTGCCAGGAGGGGGGCAGACAGGTCACAAAGTGCTCCGGCTGATACATCTCATAATGTGCAGGATGCACCAGTTCAGTTCCTTAGAATAAACAGCAACATTCAATCAAGTTTTGAATTATATAATCCGATCAGGTTAGAATTTGATCAGCCCGTATTAGAGTTTGATTCCTCATATGTTGAACTTTCAATTCAGGTCGACTCTTTATATGAGTCTGTGCCTTTCAGGTTGCTGGCTGATTCACTTAATCCAAGGAAATACACACTTCGCCCAACCTGGGAACCGGGTGGCAGATATTTAGTCAAGATCGACTCTGCAACAGTATTTAGCCATTACGGTTTATGGAATGATAGGTTTGAACAATCGTTTACAGTGAAACCACTCGACCAGTATGGTAACCTTGAGATCAAAATAAGTGGCTTGCCCGAAGGAAAGAGAGCCTTTGTTGAACTGTTGAATAACTCAGATAAACCTTTCAGAAAAAGTGAAGTCAAATCCAATGTTGCAAGATTTCAGGACTTGACACCGGGGGATATATACGCTCGTCTTGTAATCGATGAAAATGGTGATGGTAAATGGACCACAGGAAATTACGAAGAGGGAAGGCAGCCGGAAGAGGTGTTTTATTACAACGGCAAGTTCGTTATCAGGGCTTATTCAGATCATCTTGAAGAGTGGGATATAAATTCCACTACACTCATAAAACAAAAACCACTTGAGATTACTACAAATAAACCGGAAGAGAAGCGTAGAAGAGATCCTAACCAAGATAGGAACAATCAGCAGCAACAGCAGCAAAACAGGCAAAGTTCTCCTTTCTCAGGTATGGGTAGAGGATTTTAA
- a CDS encoding DUF3108 domain-containing protein: MIKRIVSLFIFVLLLNGLQPAEAQCKLTNTAFASGENIQYDLYFNFGIIRARAGTGSLTVTDANYRGINALKTVMMLNTSGLAGNIYTVNDTLTSYVDSNLRPLLFTKEAFEGSDYSIERQSYTYNGDDITIRSLRNFNGEDVFDEVITTKECAYDYLSVLSLIRNLDFSGQKPGDRRYIQFMAGRKAVNMYVNYMGISKVRANNGKTYEVIDITMTILDDAFTNQKDALKASLTNDVNRIPIIIDTSLNIGSVRAVMKSVKGARH, from the coding sequence ATGATTAAAAGAATTGTATCACTATTTATATTTGTACTTCTGCTCAATGGTTTACAACCTGCAGAAGCTCAGTGCAAATTAACAAATACTGCTTTTGCAAGCGGCGAAAATATTCAATACGATCTATATTTCAATTTTGGAATAATCAGGGCACGTGCCGGGACTGGATCTTTAACAGTTACCGATGCCAACTATCGCGGGATTAACGCACTTAAAACTGTAATGATGCTTAACACATCAGGGTTGGCCGGGAATATTTATACTGTTAATGATACGCTTACATCTTATGTTGATAGTAACTTAAGACCACTGCTTTTTACAAAAGAGGCTTTCGAGGGTAGTGACTATTCGATTGAAAGACAGTCGTACACATATAATGGTGACGATATCACTATTCGTTCTCTAAGAAACTTCAACGGTGAGGATGTTTTTGATGAAGTGATAACCACAAAAGAGTGTGCTTATGATTATCTTTCTGTCCTATCACTGATTCGTAATCTCGACTTCTCAGGTCAGAAGCCGGGTGACAGGAGATATATCCAGTTTATGGCAGGAAGGAAAGCTGTTAATATGTATGTTAATTATATGGGGATTTCCAAAGTCAGAGCTAATAATGGAAAAACATATGAGGTGATTGATATTACCATGACCATACTTGATGATGCATTCACAAATCAGAAAGATGCCTTGAAAGCGTCGCTTACAAACGATGTAAACCGTATCCCAATTATAATTGATACCAGTCTTAATATTGGTTCAGTGCGTGCTGTAATGAAAAGCGTTAAGGGTGCCAGACATTAA
- a CDS encoding redox-sensing transcriptional repressor Rex: MNSNKIPEPALRRLPWYLSYVKLLKSQGEKYVSSTKIAKKIDVSASQIAKDLSFVEISGKTRVGYDIDELINVLDTFLGFKVIHKAVLFGVGSLGAALLSDSGLEQYGLKIIAGFDVNKSVVDTKIHDIPVYHSDEFIQMNKEIDAEIGILTVPSGVAQEVSDYMISGGIKGVWNFTPFRIRVPSGIVLQNTSLYAHLAVMFNRLDS; this comes from the coding sequence ATGAATTCTAATAAAATCCCTGAACCGGCACTCCGGAGACTCCCTTGGTATTTATCATACGTTAAACTTCTAAAGAGCCAGGGCGAAAAGTATGTTTCCTCAACAAAAATAGCTAAGAAGATAGATGTTTCAGCTTCTCAAATCGCTAAGGATCTTTCATTCGTAGAGATTAGCGGAAAAACAAGAGTAGGTTATGATATAGATGAACTGATTAATGTTTTAGATACATTTTTAGGTTTCAAAGTGATACATAAGGCAGTCCTTTTTGGTGTTGGTAGCCTTGGTGCTGCGTTGTTGTCCGACTCAGGTCTTGAGCAGTACGGACTGAAAATCATAGCCGGTTTTGATGTTAATAAATCAGTTGTTGATACTAAAATACATGATATACCTGTATATCACAGCGATGAATTTATCCAAATGAACAAGGAGATTGATGCCGAAATAGGAATTCTTACTGTACCTTCGGGTGTTGCTCAGGAGGTTTCAGATTATATGATCAGCGGAGGTATAAAAGGGGTATGGAATTTCACTCCGTTCCGTATACGTGTTCCGTCTGGTATCGTGCTCCAGAACACTTCGCTATACGCACATCTTGCAGTTATGTTTAACAGGTTAGATTCATGA
- a CDS encoding fumarylacetoacetate hydrolase family protein, which yields MKIFAIGLNYDSHNKEMKRTFESKEPVLFMKPDTALLKDGKPFMLPDFSNEIHYETELVVKINRLGKNIAERFAHRYYDEITVGIDFTARDIQRKQKELGLPWEIAKSFDNSAAIGKFISKSEVDDIQNINFHLDINQNRVQQGNTKDMIYSVDRIISYISRFFTLKIGDLIFTGTPAGIGPVSINDHLQGYIEERKLLDFRVK from the coding sequence ATGAAGATTTTTGCCATAGGTCTTAATTACGACTCCCACAATAAAGAGATGAAACGTACGTTTGAAAGTAAAGAGCCGGTTTTATTCATGAAACCGGATACTGCTTTGCTTAAGGACGGAAAACCATTTATGCTGCCCGATTTTTCTAATGAGATTCATTATGAAACAGAGCTGGTTGTAAAAATAAACCGTTTAGGAAAGAATATTGCAGAGCGTTTTGCTCATCGATATTATGATGAGATAACGGTGGGGATTGATTTTACAGCCCGCGATATTCAGCGAAAACAGAAAGAGCTTGGATTACCATGGGAGATTGCAAAGAGTTTTGATAACTCAGCTGCAATTGGTAAGTTCATATCCAAGAGTGAAGTGGATGATATTCAGAATATCAATTTTCATCTTGATATAAATCAAAACAGAGTTCAGCAAGGTAACACTAAAGATATGATTTATTCTGTTGACAGGATTATTTCTTATATTAGCAGATTCTTTACATTGAAAATAGGAGATCTTATTTTTACAGGAACACCTGCCGGTATAGGTCCGGTCAGCATAAACGATCATCTGCAGGGATATATAGAGGAGAGAAAATTGCTGGATTTCAGGGTTAAATAA
- the porV gene encoding type IX secretion system outer membrane channel protein PorV encodes MHKQLVSLLLCVILVSLPGYLKGQEQEYNPILTAMPSLQIAPDARGGGMGDIGAATMPDVYSQHWNAAKYPFVTTEAGLAFSYTPWLNRLVNDINLLYASGFWKFGDQDLNVISSSIRYFSLGDIDIFDMGGDFTQSVNPYELALDVAYSRMLSETFSGAVTLRYIRADYSTGDGETTPGNAIAADIAGYNETYFNMGRSEALLGFGFNLSNIGTKISYDGGETSMFLPTNLRLGTSLGYPIDAKNSITLSIDLNKLMVPTPQLPGEDETEEEMFKRIEDYNNISSIGGIFTSLGDAPGGFKEEMQEVMWSLGAEYVYNNQFSLRTGYFNQSEYKGNLRYVAFGAGFRMKAFHIDAAYLVSTSQSNPLDQTLRISLGFDIEGLRNLMK; translated from the coding sequence ATGCACAAACAATTAGTATCATTACTGCTTTGCGTCATCCTGGTTTCACTTCCCGGTTATCTCAAGGGTCAGGAACAGGAGTATAATCCAATTCTCACAGCTATGCCTTCGTTGCAGATTGCGCCCGACGCAAGAGGAGGTGGAATGGGTGATATAGGGGCTGCTACAATGCCTGATGTATATTCTCAGCACTGGAACGCTGCTAAATATCCGTTTGTAACTACTGAGGCAGGTTTGGCTTTCTCATACACTCCATGGCTTAACAGATTAGTGAATGATATTAATCTGCTTTATGCTTCCGGATTCTGGAAATTCGGAGATCAGGATCTTAATGTTATAAGCAGCTCTATTCGATATTTTTCTCTGGGTGATATTGATATCTTTGATATGGGAGGAGATTTTACTCAGAGTGTTAATCCCTACGAACTCGCGCTGGATGTTGCATATTCACGTATGCTAAGCGAGACCTTTTCTGGGGCAGTAACTTTGCGTTATATACGTGCCGATTATTCAACCGGTGATGGTGAAACAACCCCGGGTAATGCTATTGCAGCAGATATTGCAGGGTATAATGAAACATATTTCAATATGGGTCGCTCCGAAGCTCTGCTGGGTTTTGGTTTTAATCTTTCAAATATAGGAACAAAAATTTCTTATGATGGTGGAGAGACATCAATGTTCCTGCCAACAAATCTCAGATTAGGTACATCATTAGGTTATCCTATTGACGCGAAGAATAGTATTACATTGAGTATCGACCTGAATAAACTTATGGTGCCAACTCCTCAGCTTCCAGGTGAAGATGAGACTGAAGAGGAGATGTTTAAGCGTATTGAGGATTACAATAATATCTCTTCAATTGGCGGAATATTCACTTCACTGGGTGATGCACCCGGTGGTTTCAAAGAGGAGATGCAGGAGGTTATGTGGTCACTTGGTGCTGAGTATGTATATAATAATCAGTTTTCTCTTCGTACAGGTTATTTCAATCAGAGTGAATATAAGGGAAACCTCAGGTATGTTGCCTTTGGTGCAGGATTCAGGATGAAAGCCTTTCATATTGACGCAGCATATCTTGTGTCAACTTCACAGTCTAACCCGCTTGACCAAACTTTGCGAATCTCTTTAGGATTTGATATTGAAGGTCTCCGAAATTTAATGAAATAA
- the ispF gene encoding 2-C-methyl-D-erythritol 2,4-cyclodiphosphate synthase, protein MLRVGFGYDMHQLQKGRDLWIGGIKIDYHLGLKGHSDADVLIHAICDALLGAANLRDIGFHFPDTSDEYENIDSSILLRKTIKLLKDKGYSVNNIDSTICAEKPKLNPFIPAMQQRLSEVMGIDTDLISIKATTSEKMGFVGREEGITAYAVVLIEKG, encoded by the coding sequence ATGTTAAGAGTTGGTTTTGGTTATGATATGCATCAGTTGCAGAAAGGTCGCGATCTTTGGATTGGTGGTATCAAAATTGATTATCATCTTGGCCTGAAAGGGCATTCTGATGCTGATGTCCTGATCCATGCAATATGTGATGCACTGCTTGGTGCTGCAAATCTGAGGGATATAGGATTCCATTTTCCCGATACTTCCGATGAATATGAAAATATTGACAGCTCCATATTATTGAGGAAAACTATCAAACTGCTTAAAGATAAAGGTTATTCTGTGAATAATATCGACAGTACCATATGTGCAGAAAAACCTAAACTAAATCCATTTATTCCGGCAATGCAGCAAAGATTGTCAGAAGTGATGGGTATCGACACCGACCTGATCTCTATTAAGGCCACTACTTCCGAAAAAATGGGCTTTGTTGGAAGAGAAGAGGGTATTACTGCTTATGCTGTTGTTTTGATCGAAAAAGGCTGA
- a CDS encoding class I SAM-dependent methyltransferase, producing the protein MALISWLLRKRQSKGYGVHSPFAFNLITQVLYSPYGYYAFADIANRVGYDPYEECNQMLFRLVNHFKPKRILEINPGDGISTQYILAPSSKTVYTSVEADKLNVFDNETILREKFDALFMNLDSENNFVSSLDRLFEISNENTFWVINNINSKGSKQLWRCIVNDARINVTFDYKNRTGIAFLRSAFYKQHYRV; encoded by the coding sequence ATGGCGCTTATCAGTTGGTTGTTACGTAAGAGACAATCTAAGGGTTACGGGGTTCACTCTCCTTTCGCTTTTAACCTGATTACTCAAGTACTTTATTCTCCTTATGGATATTATGCATTCGCTGATATTGCAAACAGGGTGGGATATGATCCTTACGAAGAGTGCAATCAGATGCTTTTCAGACTTGTGAACCATTTCAAACCTAAAAGAATACTGGAGATCAATCCAGGTGATGGGATTAGTACTCAATATATCTTAGCTCCATCTTCAAAAACAGTATATACCTCAGTCGAAGCAGATAAACTGAATGTGTTTGATAATGAAACTATTCTGAGAGAAAAATTTGACGCGTTGTTTATGAATTTGGATTCAGAGAATAATTTTGTATCTTCATTGGACAGATTGTTTGAAATCAGCAATGAAAACACATTCTGGGTTATCAATAATATCAACAGTAAAGGGAGTAAACAATTATGGCGTTGTATCGTTAATGATGCAAGAATAAATGTTACATTTGATTATAAGAACAGAACAGGAATTGCTTTTCTGCGATCTGCATTTTATAAACAACATTATAGAGTATAA
- a CDS encoding cob(I)yrinic acid a,c-diamide adenosyltransferase, producing the protein MKKSLIYTKTGDKGTTGLVGGTRVPKTHIRLEAYGTIDELNSHIGWLNCSVEEPEHNDFLRYIQHKLFTIGSYLATETETKQPKEASILSDKDIERLEKQIDLLDSELPRLNRFVLPGGNESASRAHICRTITRRAERNVYSVAEKYPVADEVLIFLNRLSDYFFLLARFESNKSSQEIFWEQGDI; encoded by the coding sequence ATGAAGAAGAGTTTAATATATACCAAAACAGGTGATAAGGGGACAACCGGACTTGTAGGTGGTACAAGGGTTCCTAAGACTCATATACGCCTCGAAGCTTATGGTACGATAGATGAGCTTAACAGTCACATCGGTTGGCTAAACTGCTCTGTTGAGGAGCCTGAGCACAATGATTTTCTCCGTTATATTCAGCATAAACTGTTTACCATTGGTTCATATCTGGCCACTGAAACGGAGACAAAACAGCCCAAAGAGGCTAGTATTTTATCGGATAAAGATATTGAACGACTGGAGAAACAGATTGATCTGCTGGATAGTGAACTTCCCCGGTTAAACCGCTTTGTGCTTCCCGGAGGCAATGAATCAGCATCAAGAGCGCACATATGCAGAACTATTACCCGCAGGGCTGAACGAAATGTTTATAGTGTGGCAGAAAAATACCCAGTGGCAGATGAAGTGCTGATCTTCTTAAATCGTTTGTCAGACTACTTCTTCCTGCTTGCCAGATTTGAAAGTAACAAATCTTCACAAGAAATATTCTGGGAACAGGGGGATATATGA
- a CDS encoding DUF2795 domain-containing protein gives MYWTLELASKLEDAPWPATKDELIDFAQRSGAPLEVIENLQEIEEEGEIFESIEDIWPDYPSKEDFFFNEDEY, from the coding sequence ATGTATTGGACACTTGAATTAGCATCAAAATTGGAAGATGCTCCCTGGCCCGCTACTAAAGATGAGTTGATTGATTTTGCTCAACGTTCGGGCGCACCATTGGAGGTTATTGAAAATCTTCAGGAGATAGAAGAGGAAGGCGAGATCTTTGAATCAATTGAAGATATCTGGCCTGATTACCCAAGTAAGGAGGATTTCTTCTTCAACGAAGATGAGTATTAA
- the trxA gene encoding thioredoxin has protein sequence MALQITDATVEEVLQTDKLVVIDFWAEWCGPCKMVGPIVDEISNEYKDKVVVGKLDVDNNDETTSKYGIRNIPTVLFIKNGEVVDKVVGAGPKKLFTDKIDKLI, from the coding sequence ATGGCATTACAAATTACAGATGCAACCGTAGAAGAGGTGTTGCAAACAGACAAATTGGTAGTTATTGACTTCTGGGCAGAATGGTGCGGACCTTGCAAAATGGTTGGACCAATTGTTGATGAGATCAGCAATGAATACAAAGACAAAGTAGTTGTTGGAAAACTAGATGTTGACAATAATGATGAAACCACATCAAAATATGGAATCAGAAATATTCCTACAGTATTGTTCATCAAGAACGGTGAAGTAGTAGACAAGGTTGTTGGTGCAGGCCCAAAGAAGCTATTCACTGACAAGATTGACAAACTGATTTAA